In the Spirochaetia bacterium 38H-sp genome, ACAACCCTAACTGGAACAGAACTATCGGAAACATCTCCACCATGAGAACCAGAATCAGAAGAAGCCCCCATAAGCTCAAACACAACCCTATCCCTATCCAAAAAACACTCATAAACAGAAGAAGGAGAAACAAAAACCCACTCTACCCCCCTTTCGGGAAGAGAAAAATAAGTAACAAGAGCAAAAAACAGATCCAACATAAACCCTCCTAGCCACCTAATTCATTTTACCAGAAAGCAGCACTACAATCCAGTAAAATAAAAAAAACCGAACGGGCTGTCCGCTCCAAAGAGCGTCCAGTCCTTTTTAAAGAAAAAAGCTGTCTGCAACGCAGACAGCCAAAAACAAGGAGGTATAGGAGGGAGTTTATATCAAAAAATCAATCCTTACGCTTTTTGGAAGCAACATCGAGATATACAGCAGCGATAAGCACAACACCTCTTACAATATACTGCCAGAAAATAGGCATATTCATAACACTCATACCATTTATGATACTTGCCATGATAAGAGAACCAACAATAGCACCGAATATGGTACCCTCACCACCCATAAGACTAGTACCACCTATAACACAAGAAGCAATAGTATCAAGCTCATAGTTAACACCAGCATTAACAGTACCAGCTGCAACATAACCCGTAAGAACAATACCAGCAACAGCGGACAATAACCCCATAAGCACATGCACCTTAAAAACAGTCAGCTTTATATTTATACCCGACAATCTGGTAGCCTCTCTGTTGCCGCCGACAGCATATACATAACGTCCAAAACGAGTATTATTGGCAATATACGTAACAATAAGTGCAACAACAGCAAGTAGAAGAACCGGCAGCTGTAGCCCTTTATACAAGTTCATATAAACAATATAAGCCAGAACAATAGCAGAGAAAAAACCCGCCTTTAAAAGATCTGTTGACAAAGAAGGAAGCTCAAAACCATATTTCTCTTTTCTCCTTCTTGACTCAAAAGTAAAGAGAAAAATCAGACCTATGATGATTGCAGCAAGTATTACCCCCGTAGCAGAAGAAAGATATCCTTGAGCAATATACACGAGAGAATCTTCTACTGGAACGATGGTCTTACCATTGGTAACCCCAAGAATACCACCTCTAAAGATAAGCATTCCACCCAATGTAACAATAAAAGCCGGAACACCAAGATAGGAAATAATAGACCCCTGAAATAACCCTATGAGGAGTCCTACCGCAAGCCCAACAATAATTGTAAGAACAGTAGAAATAATACCCATAGTATCCGCCGACATAGCCGGGAAAAGAGAAGGCAGCAAATTGGGGAATACCCTTGCCTGCATAAGCGCAACAACAGCACTTATAAAACCCGTAACAGAACCAACCGACAAATCTATATTACCCAGAACAATAACAAGAACCATACCTGTTGCCAGAAAAGAAATAATACTCATCTGACGAAAGAGGTTAGACATATTTCTGGGAGAAAAGAATATACCACCTGTAAGTACTGCAAAAAGAGCCCATATAAGCAAAAGAGCAATAATCATGGTATAGGTTTTAACATTTGCCCTTACGAGCTTCCTAATGCTGCTCCAGCTGTCTCTATAGCTTTTAACATCCTGCATAAAATCCTCCGCAATTATTGAAAAAGTTTTGTAGCAAGGGACATTATTCTTTCCTGATCAAACTCATTCCGCTCAAGAATTCCTGTTGCATGCCCCTCACACATAACCATAATCCTGTCACTCATACCCATAACCTCTTCCAACTCAGAAGAAATGAGGATAACAGAAACACCATTCTCCACAAGGTTATTTATGAGCTTATATATCTCATACTTTGCTCCAACATCTATTCCCCTTGTAGGATCATCCAATATAAGAACCTTGGGCTCCTTCATCAGCCACTTGGAAATAACGACCTTCTGCTGATTTCCTCCGCTTAACGTGTTAACAGGAACATGTAAAGAATGTGTCTTTACTGTAAGCCTCCTGGAATATTCCTCACACATCTGAAGCTCTTTGAGCTTATCCACATAACCAAAACCGGAGAACAAATCCATATTGGGAAGGGCTATATTCTTAAGTATAGTCTGCTGAAGAATAAGGCCCTGTGTTTTTCTCTCTTCCGGCACAAGACTTATGCCATAGTTCATAGCATCTCTTGCACGCTTTATAAAAAGTTCCTCGCCGTCAAGAAAGATTTTTCCACCTACAACATTACCATATTCACCAAAAATAGACATTACAAGCTCGGTCCGCCCGGAACCCATAAGTCCGGCAATACCAAAGACCTCACCTTTTCTTACAGAAAAAGAAACATCTTCTATAATACTTCTACCGGGTTTTTCCGGATCCTCTACGGTCCAGTTTTCTACCCGCATTATCTCATCACCGCATATAACATTTCTCTCTGGGAAACGCTCCTTCATCTCGCGGCCAACCATAAGAGCTATAAGTTCTTCCGTATTGGTTTTATCCGTAGGAACAGTTTTTATAACCTTTCCATCACGGAGAACTGTTATCTCATCCGTGATACGGAAAAACTCATTTAACCTGTGCGTAATAAATATTGTTGTAACACCTCTGCTTCTAAGTTTCTCCAAAATATTAAGCAAAGTATCAACCTCAGCCTCACTGAGAGCAGACGTAGGCTCATCAAGAATGAGGACTCTGGCATCTTCGGATAGCGCCTTTGCTATCTCCACCATCTGTTGTTTACCCACACTCAGATTACCAACCTTGGCAGCAAAGTGGATATCCAGCCCAAACTCATCAAGAAGCTCCTTTGTTCTTGCATAGAGCTTATCCCAATCAATTGTACCAGCAGGAGTAAGAGGCTCTCTTCCTAGAAAAATATTTTCGCCCACCGTAAGATGAGGAATAAGAGCTAGCTCCTGATAAACAATAGCAATACCTTTTTCTATAGCCTGCCTTATGGCTCCCTGCTCAAAAGCAATCTCCTCCCCCTCCAGATAGATTTTCCCCTCGTATGTTCCGTGAGGATAAACACCCGACAAAATCTTCATCAGAGTTGATTTACCTGCACCATTTTCTCCGCACAGACCATGCACAGTACCCTTTCTTACTGCAAAAGAAACATCTGACAGAGCCCGCACACCGGGAAAATCCTTGGTCACATGCTCGATTTGAAGTACATAATCACTACTACTCATTCGCAGCTCCTTTGCAAAAAGATGAGGGAGCCCTTACAGGGCACCCTCATTGTAAGTCCTTACGGACGGGGAGGTCTCTTATCCTCAGGAACTCCAGCATAAACAGCATCATATGACTGGAAACCTGTCTTTATAACCTCATTGTAAACATTGGTCTTATCAACCTCTACAACAGGCAGGAAGTAACAAGGAACAGAACCGCTAAGAGAATCATCAAGAGTAAGTTCAGAAAGCTTATAATCTTTTATCTCAGAATGATTTGCTTTTATATCCTGTCCCTGAGCAAGTTCAAGAGCAAGCTGGAAAGCAAGCGGAGTAAGCTTGCGGATATCCTTAAACACAGTCATTGTGAGCTCGCCTTCTACAATAGACTTACATCCAGCCTCTGTTGCATCCTGTCCAGAAATAGGTACTTTGCCTGCAAGCCCCTGAGCTTTAAGAGCCTGGAGAGCACCGAGAGCGGTACCATCGTTAGAAGCAACAACAGCATCAACCTTGTTGTTAGTAGCTGTAAGAATATTCTCCATAAGCTTGAGAGCATTAGCAGGATCCCAGTTTTCTACCCACTGGTCAGCAACAACTTTGATCTGGCCTTTGTCGATAAGCGGCTGCAGAACCTCCATCTGTCCCTGACGGAAGAGTATGGCGTTGTTGTCTGTCGGGCTTCCACCGAGAAGAACAAAATTACCACTATCTTTTACCTTGAGTATTCCTCTTGCCTGTGCCCTACCAACTTCAACATTGTCAAAAGACACATAAACTGCAATCTTGTCAGACTTTACAAGACGGTCATAAGCAATAACCGGAACTCCGGCTTCTGCAGCAGAAGCAGCTGCGGTAGCAGCAGCATCACCGTCCTGTGCGATAACAACGATTACATCGGCACCCTGAAGAACCATGTTTTCAATCTGGTCGTTCTGAAGCTTGGGATCCTGGTTGGCAACCTGAGTTATAACCTGAACACCCTTTTCCTGACCAAGCTTGGTAAAAAGTGCAGCTTCATTGGGCCAGCGCTCCGTAGCATAATCGGAAAAAGAAACACCGATTACAATACGTCCGTCATCCTTCTGACCATTGGCAAACATAGCCATAGGAACCAGAAGGAGTACCAGAAACAGAGCAATTAAGATACGTTTCATAGAACCTCCTCAAAGGATTAAGTTTAGAATAAACATTGCAAAGAGCGTGCCAACAAACCATACTCAATATAACACATTATATAATAACAAGATAAATAATATACAATAAATACACCTCACAAACCATGTGCAACACATGCCACATTTTTTTCTCAACATGTGCAAAAATTTACACAAAAATAAAACTTCACATATTCTAAAACTGTGTTATACTTTGCCATATGGGACAAACAGACAATTTTACAATTCTCATTGTTGATGACGAAGAAGAACTCTGCCAATCCCTTGGAGAATATTTATCCGCAATAGGCTATAATACTATAAGTGCAAACTCTGCGGACGAGGCTCTGGCAAAACTAGAAAACAGCATAGTAGATCTTATTATAATGGACATAAGAATGCCACAGAAAGACGGTATAACACTATTAAGAGAACTCCGTTCTTCCTTTGCCGCTTTTCCTATAATAATGATATCTGCTTATATATCCGTTGACAACATAGTACAGTCTATGAAATACGGTGCATTAAATTTCTATCAAAAACCGATAGATTTAAAAAAATTGTCAGATGAGATAAAGCAGCTTGCACAGGCAAAAAAAGCAAAAACAACTCAATCCACATACACACCCATAATAAGCAAAAGTCCAAGAATGGCAGAAATCCTGGACATAATAGAAAAAGCAGCACCTACGGAGGCTTCCGTTCTGATAACAGGAGAGAGTGGTACAGGAAAAGAACTTATAGCCCACTCTATTCACTATAAAAGCAACAGAAAAGATGCTCCCTTCTTAAAGCTCAATTGTGCTGCAATACCAGAAAACTTGCTGGAATCCGAGCTTTTTGGCTATGAGAAAGGCGCATTTACAGGAGCAGACAAACAATACAAAGGAAAGTTCGAACAGGCAGACAGAGGAAGCATATTCCTTGACGAAATAGGAGACATGCATCCCAACACACAGGCAAAAATATTACGCGTATTGCAAGAACAAGAAATACAGAGACTTGGAAGCAACAAGATAATACATACTGATGTAAGAATCATAGCAGCAACACATCAGGATCTCCCATCACTTATAAAAGAAAAAAGATTCAGAGAAGACCTTTTTTACAGACTATCCGTAATAACAATAGAACTACCACCATTAAGAGAGAGGAGAGAAGATATCATCCCTCTTTCCGAGTATTATCTCAAACATTTTTCTCTTATGTATAACAAAGAGATAAAAAAAATAGACAATGAGGCAAAAAATATTCTCATTGCACATGACTGGCCTGGAAACGTCAGAGAATTAAAAAACTGTATAGAAAGAGCAGTTATATTCTCATCAGGAGATACCATAACAATAGAAGAACTCCCTCCACAATATCACAATATACATACAAGCTACCAACTTCCAAATGAGACAAATCTTAACTCTGTGGTAGACGATTTATCCAAGGAAATAATACTTCAGGCACTCAAAAAAGCAGGCGGGAAAAAACAAAAAGCAGCAGAAATACTGGGGATACATAGAAAAACACTTTATAATAAACTTAAAAAACTCGGATTAGAATAAACATGGAAAACATTATTCTCTTCATGAGAAATATCCATTATAAAGAAAACAATACTGCTGTCTTAAATGGAGTGGACTTTGAGCTAAAAAAAGGAGAAGTCCATGCTCTTGTTGGAGAACACCGCTGCGGAAAAACCAGTCTGGTAAAGATACTCACAGGAGAAATAAGACCTGATAGAGGAGAAATATTTTTAAACAAAAAAAAAATAACAATAAACAACCCACAGGATGCCTACAAATATAAAATAGCAGCAGTGTATCAGAGCCCTCAGGTAATCCCCTCTCTCAATACCATAGAAAACATATTTATAACCCGCATGCCAAAGATGTGGAAAAACATAGATGACTACTATATCTATATAGAAAGGACCAGACAGCTTCAAAAACAGCTCAACACAAATTTTGACATATTTGTTCCTGCTGGAGACCTGGCAAGACCTGAGAAAAATCTCATAGACATAATGAGAGCCTTATCACACAATCCTGATATACTAATATTGGACGAAATTTCCAACAGACAGAGACAAGAAGAAATAGAAACGCTCTTTACAATTATAAAGAAAATGACAAAGGAAGGTAAAAGCGTAATATATGTAACCCCCAACGTTGATGAGATATTCTCCATAGCAGACAGAGTAACAGTCTTAAAAAATGGATATAGACAGAGCACTGACGAAGTACAAAAAATAGACAGTCTCAGGCTTTTTCGTCTAACATACTCGCTGATAGCAGAGATAGAAGAATCGGAAGATTCTTCTATCTTTAGCTCTACAAGACTGTATAACGAAAATTTTCTAAGAGAGCTTCCCATAGGGATAGTACTTATAGACCAAAACCATAATATGTTTTATATCAACCCCGCTGCTTCCGGGATGATTGACAAAAAAAACGACTTAAAGAAAGGAACAGCAATACACAACATAATAACAGAAGAAATAAGTCCCAAATCAGCACAAATTCTAAACAGCATATACACGGGCAAAAAAAGACAATGGACAGGAGTACCTTTTGGCAAAGCCATGTTTACTGACATAAGGGTATATCCCCTGGTAGAAAAAGAAGATTTTTTGGGACACATAATAATAATAGAAGACAAATCCAAAGAATACCATATACAGGAGTATCTTTCGTCAACAGAAAAAAGCTTTGCAACCGCAGAAATAGCAGCAGAGGTAGCACATGAGATAAACAACCCTCTGGGAATAATAAATACCTATATTGAGGTGTTAAAACTGCAGGAACTGCCGGAATCAGCCAATGAAAAACTGGGAAAAATACAAAAGGAAATAACCAGAATACAGGATTTTATAAGTTCTCTTACTCAAATAGCAGAAAAAAAACTGGAAACAAAAAAAGAAGTGGACATAGTTTCTCTAATAAAAGATACGATATTCCTTTTTCAGCATATCTTTGACAACAAGAAGATAAACGTAAGCACGCATTTTTCTCACAACAAAATAGTTCTTACAGGAGATGAAGGAAGGTTAAAACAACTGCTTATCAACCTGGTGCTAAACAGTGTGGAAGCAATTCTACACGGAGGATTTATAAAAATATCCGCAGAAGAAAACGACAACAATATAATAGTAAAAATACACGATAACGGACACGGAATACCAGATGATATAAAAGAAAAAATATTTACTCCTTTTTTCAGTACAAAACTAGGTAAGAAGACTACGGGTCTGGGACTTGCAGTATGTGAACATATTGCAAGTCTGCATAATGCAAAGATAGAAGTCGACAGCAAACCAGGAGAATACACATGCTTTAGCATTATATTTGACAAATAAACTTGTACTAAAAAACAAAACCATATATTATATAAAAAAGAGGAAAACATGAATAAAGTAAAAATCTCTGCGTTTCCCATAATAATATTGCTTGGTCTTATAATATCCGTATCATGCGAGAGTGTACCGGGAGAAAAAGACAATAAAAAGCTGGTTTTATCCGAAGAATTCTCAGATAAAGCTCTCAATCCTAGTTTATGGCAGTACAGCATATCCAATCCTGACTGGAGAAAAGGAATACACACAATATACACGAGCGCGGAAGAAAACATATACATAAAAGATGGTAAACTCAATATAAGCGCAATAAAAAACCCCGATACAAGGCAGTGGACAAGTGCAAGGATAAGAACAAAGCCAGAACTTGGCTGGAAATACGGCAGGATAGAAGTATCCGCCCAAATTCCTGCACAGCAAGGTACACGAGCATACATATCGTTATTGCCGACAGAAAAAACAGAGCTCTGGCCAGCATGCGGAGAGATAATACTCCTGTCAGGCACATACAAAGAAAACCGTACCATAGCAGAAGCAGGAATAGAGAACAAAATATACAACAGCCTCCTAGGGACAGAAAAAAAAGCAGGCTATGACATAACACAAAACAAAACAAAAGACGGTTTTCATATATTTGCTGTTGACTGGAGCCCTAACGAAATAAAATTCTATGCAGATGATAAGCTGATACTGAGCTATAAAAAAGAAGAAGATAGCTCAGCTCTATGGCCGTATGACAAAAAATACGGTATTGCTATAGAACTCATGATAACCAATCCTGAAATCGAGCCTCAAGAAAACCCCACACTCAGTATAGATTATATAAGGATATATCAGGCATCGCAAAATCAATAAC is a window encoding:
- a CDS encoding sugar ABC transporter permease; this translates as MQDVKSYRDSWSSIRKLVRANVKTYTMIIALLLIWALFAVLTGGIFFSPRNMSNLFRQMSIISFLATGMVLVIVLGNIDLSVGSVTGFISAVVALMQARVFPNLLPSLFPAMSADTMGIISTVLTIIVGLAVGLLIGLFQGSIISYLGVPAFIVTLGGMLIFRGGILGVTNGKTIVPVEDSLVYIAQGYLSSATGVILAAIIIGLIFLFTFESRRRKEKYGFELPSLSTDLLKAGFFSAIVLAYIVYMNLYKGLQLPVLLLAVVALIVTYIANNTRFGRYVYAVGGNREATRLSGINIKLTVFKVHVLMGLLSAVAGIVLTGYVAAGTVNAGVNYELDTIASCVIGGTSLMGGEGTIFGAIVGSLIMASIINGMSVMNMPIFWQYIVRGVVLIAAVYLDVASKKRKD
- a CDS encoding sigma-54 dependent transcriptional regulator, which translates into the protein MGQTDNFTILIVDDEEELCQSLGEYLSAIGYNTISANSADEALAKLENSIVDLIIMDIRMPQKDGITLLRELRSSFAAFPIIMISAYISVDNIVQSMKYGALNFYQKPIDLKKLSDEIKQLAQAKKAKTTQSTYTPIISKSPRMAEILDIIEKAAPTEASVLITGESGTGKELIAHSIHYKSNRKDAPFLKLNCAAIPENLLESELFGYEKGAFTGADKQYKGKFEQADRGSIFLDEIGDMHPNTQAKILRVLQEQEIQRLGSNKIIHTDVRIIAATHQDLPSLIKEKRFREDLFYRLSVITIELPPLRERREDIIPLSEYYLKHFSLMYNKEIKKIDNEAKNILIAHDWPGNVRELKNCIERAVIFSSGDTITIEELPPQYHNIHTSYQLPNETNLNSVVDDLSKEIILQALKKAGGKKQKAAEILGIHRKTLYNKLKKLGLE
- a CDS encoding glycoside hydrolase family 16 protein — translated: MNKVKISAFPIIILLGLIISVSCESVPGEKDNKKLVLSEEFSDKALNPSLWQYSISNPDWRKGIHTIYTSAEENIYIKDGKLNISAIKNPDTRQWTSARIRTKPELGWKYGRIEVSAQIPAQQGTRAYISLLPTEKTELWPACGEIILLSGTYKENRTIAEAGIENKIYNSLLGTEKKAGYDITQNKTKDGFHIFAVDWSPNEIKFYADDKLILSYKKEEDSSALWPYDKKYGIAIELMITNPEIEPQENPTLSIDYIRIYQASQNQ
- a CDS encoding substrate-binding domain-containing protein, which encodes MKRILIALFLVLLLVPMAMFANGQKDDGRIVIGVSFSDYATERWPNEAALFTKLGQEKGVQVITQVANQDPKLQNDQIENMVLQGADVIVVIAQDGDAAATAAASAAEAGVPVIAYDRLVKSDKIAVYVSFDNVEVGRAQARGILKVKDSGNFVLLGGSPTDNNAILFRQGQMEVLQPLIDKGQIKVVADQWVENWDPANALKLMENILTATNNKVDAVVASNDGTALGALQALKAQGLAGKVPISGQDATEAGCKSIVEGELTMTVFKDIRKLTPLAFQLALELAQGQDIKANHSEIKDYKLSELTLDDSLSGSVPCYFLPVVEVDKTNVYNEVIKTGFQSYDAVYAGVPEDKRPPRP
- a CDS encoding ATP-binding protein; amino-acid sequence: MENIILFMRNIHYKENNTAVLNGVDFELKKGEVHALVGEHRCGKTSLVKILTGEIRPDRGEIFLNKKKITINNPQDAYKYKIAAVYQSPQVIPSLNTIENIFITRMPKMWKNIDDYYIYIERTRQLQKQLNTNFDIFVPAGDLARPEKNLIDIMRALSHNPDILILDEISNRQRQEEIETLFTIIKKMTKEGKSVIYVTPNVDEIFSIADRVTVLKNGYRQSTDEVQKIDSLRLFRLTYSLIAEIEESEDSSIFSSTRLYNENFLRELPIGIVLIDQNHNMFYINPAASGMIDKKNDLKKGTAIHNIITEEISPKSAQILNSIYTGKKRQWTGVPFGKAMFTDIRVYPLVEKEDFLGHIIIIEDKSKEYHIQEYLSSTEKSFATAEIAAEVAHEINNPLGIINTYIEVLKLQELPESANEKLGKIQKEITRIQDFISSLTQIAEKKLETKKEVDIVSLIKDTIFLFQHIFDNKKINVSTHFSHNKIVLTGDEGRLKQLLINLVLNSVEAILHGGFIKISAEENDNNIIVKIHDNGHGIPDDIKEKIFTPFFSTKLGKKTTGLGLAVCEHIASLHNAKIEVDSKPGEYTCFSIIFDK
- a CDS encoding ATP-binding cassette domain-containing protein, which encodes MSSSDYVLQIEHVTKDFPGVRALSDVSFAVRKGTVHGLCGENGAGKSTLMKILSGVYPHGTYEGKIYLEGEEIAFEQGAIRQAIEKGIAIVYQELALIPHLTVGENIFLGREPLTPAGTIDWDKLYARTKELLDEFGLDIHFAAKVGNLSVGKQQMVEIAKALSEDARVLILDEPTSALSEAEVDTLLNILEKLRSRGVTTIFITHRLNEFFRITDEITVLRDGKVIKTVPTDKTNTEELIALMVGREMKERFPERNVICGDEIMRVENWTVEDPEKPGRSIIEDVSFSVRKGEVFGIAGLMGSGRTELVMSIFGEYGNVVGGKIFLDGEELFIKRARDAMNYGISLVPEERKTQGLILQQTILKNIALPNMDLFSGFGYVDKLKELQMCEEYSRRLTVKTHSLHVPVNTLSGGNQQKVVISKWLMKEPKVLILDDPTRGIDVGAKYEIYKLINNLVENGVSVILISSELEEVMGMSDRIMVMCEGHATGILERNEFDQERIMSLATKLFQ